GAGCGGCAGGCGCGGGGGCGGCTGCGGCTTGGCCGGCGGTTTCTACTTCGATAATCTGCGTGCCTTGCGAAACTTTGTCGCCCACTTTCACATAAACGGCTTTTACTACGCCGGCGGCGGTGCTGGGCACGTCCATGGTGGCCTTGTCGGTTTCCAATGTAATCAGCGTGTCGTCGGTGGCTACGGTATCGCCCACTTTCACTTCCACGGCAATCACGTCCACATTATCGTGGCCGCCGATGTCGGGCACTTCCACTTTAACGGTTGCGCCGCCTGCTTGTGCGGCAGGGGCGGGAGCGGCCGTTTGGGCGGCTGCGGGGGCAGCGGCTGCGGCGGGGGCAGCCTCAGGCGCTTTTTCTGCCGGAGCGGGTGCGGCTGCGGCACCGGCGGCTTCCACCAGCACGATAACGCTGCCTTCCGACACTTTGTCGCCCACTTTCACTTTCACTTCTTTCACCACGCCTGCGGCATCGGCCGGCACGTCCATGGTGGCCTTGTCGGTTTCCAGCGTGATCAGCGTGTCGTCGACGGCGATGGTGTCGCCCGCTTTCACTTCAACGGCAATCACGTCCACATCGCTGTGGCCGCCGATGTCGGGTACTTTGATTTCTACGATCTGACTCATCGTGATATTCCTTTATCAACCGCAGTTTGATCGCTGCGGCTTGAATGTTTCAAATGTCTGCCTGTTTTTCAGACGGCCTTAACAACAGGCCGTCTGAAAAGCGGCATCAGCGTTTCCAGCTCGGTGCGGTGTCGGTTTTAATGCCGTATTTTTCAATGGCTTGCTGCACCACGGCTTTTTCAACTTTACCTTGGTCGGCCAGCGCGCTCAGGGCGGCTACGGCAACGTGGCGGCTGTCGACCTCGAAGAAGTCGCGCAGGTTGGCGCGGCTGTCGCTGCGGCCGAAACCGTCGGTGCCCAAAACGTGGTAATCGTTGGGGATATAGGCGCGGATACGGTCGGCAAAGCTGCGGATATAGTCGGTAGAAGCAATCACCGGGCCTTCGCGGCCTTGCAGTTGGCTGGTTACGAAAGGCACTTTGTTTTCTTCCAGTGGGTGCAGGCGGTTGTAGCGCTCTACTTCGATGGCGTCGCGGTGCAGCAGGTTGAACGACGGGCAAGACCAAATATCGGCTTCCACACCGAAATCGGCTTTGAGCATATCGGCAGCCTTGATTACTTCGTTCAGAATCACGCCCGAACCCATCAGCTGTACTTTCTTGCCGCCTTTGCCGCCCTCGCGGAACAGATACATGCCTTTTATGATTTCTTCTTCGATGCCTTTACGCTGCGGCATGGCCGGGTGGGCATAGTTTTCGTTCATTACGGTCAAGTAATAGAACACGTCTTCCTGCTCCACATACATGCGGCGCAGGCCGTCTGAAATAATCACCGCCAGCTCGTATTGGAAAGTGGGGTCGTAAGAGAGGCAGTTGGGAATCAGGTCGGCCTGAATGTGGCTGTGGCCGTCTTCGTGCTGCAAGCCTTCGCCGTTGAGCGTGGTGCGGCCTGCGGTACCGCCCACCAAGAAACCGCGCGCGTGCATGTCGCCCGCTGCCCAAGCCAGATCGCCCACGCGTTGGAAGCCGAACATCGAGTAGTAGATGTAGAACGGAATCATGGGGAAACGGTTGTTGGCGTAGCTGGTTGCGGCGGCAATCCAGTCGGCCATCGCGCCCGGCTCGTTGATGCCTTCCTGCAAAACCTGGCCGTCGACCGATTCTTTGTAGAACATCAGCTGGTCTTTATCCTGCGGGGTGTATTGCTGGCCTTTGGGGTTCCAGATGCCGTATTGGCGGAACAGGCCTTCCATGCCGAAAGTACGGCTCTCGTCGGGCACGATGGGCACGATGCGTTTGCCGATTTGTTTGTCTTTCAACAGGGTGGAAAGAATGCGTACAAACGCCATGGTGGTGGAGAATTCGCGCTCGCCGCTCGATTGCAGCTGCGCATCGAACGCTTCCAAGGTCGGCACGGGAATGGCTTCGGTGTTGGGGTTGCGCTGCGGCAGATAACCGCCCAAAGCCTTGCGGCGTTCGCGCAGGTAGCGCATTTCTTCGCTGTCTTCGGGGAAGCGGTAATAAGGCGGGTTGCCGCTGTCGATTTGTTCGTCGGTTACGGGAATGCCGAAACGGGTGCGGAATTTTTTCAGCGATTCCACGTCCATTTTCTTGGCTTGGTGGGCGATGTTCTGGCCTTCGCCCGATGCGCCCATGCCGTAGCCTTTGATGGTTTTCGCCAAAATCAGGGTCGGGCGGCCTTGCGGGTTGTTTACCGCTTCATAATAAGCCGCATACACTTTGTGCGGGTCGTGGCCGCCGCGGTTGAGCGCGAAAATTTCGGCATCGGTCATGCTGGCGACCATGGCCTTCAATTCGGGCGTATTGAAGAAATGTTCGCGCACATAGGCGCCGTCTTTCGATTTATAGGTTTGGTAGTCGCCGTCGACCACTTCGTTCATGCGCTGCTTCAGGGCGTTGGTGGTGTCGGCCGCCAACAGGTTGTCCCAACGGCCGCCCCAAATCACTTTCAATACGTTCCAACCTGCGCCGCGGAAGTTGCCTTCCAGCTCCTGAATGATTTTGCCGTTGCCGCGAACCGGGCCGTCAAGACGTTGCAGGTTGCAGTTGATCACGAAAATCAGGTTGTCCAAGCCTTCGCGGGCGGCAAGGGAAATCGCGCCCTGGCTTTCCGGCTCGTCCATTTCGCCGTCGCCGCAGAAACACCAAACTTTACGGCCTTTGGTTTTGGCCAAACCACGCGATTCGAGGTATTTCAGGAAACGCGCCTGATAAATCGCCATCAGCGGGCCCAAGCCCATAGAAACGGTGGGAAACTGCCAGAAATCGGGCATCAGGTGCGGGTGGGGGTAAGAAGACAAGCCCTTACCTTCGACTTCTTGGCGGAAATTATCGAGCTGCTCTTCGGTCAAACGGCCTTCCACAAAAGCGCGGGCATAAATACCAGGCGCCGAGTGGCCTTGGATAAACACCATATCGCCCTCTTCGCCCTCGCCCTTGGCGCGCCAGAAGTGGTTGAAACCCACGTCATACAAAGTGGCGGCAGACTGGAACGAAGCGATGTGGCCGCCCAATTCCAAATCCTTTTTACCCGCCCGCAGCACCATTGCCGCTGCATTCCAGCGGATAATCGAGCGGATGCGGTGCTCCAGCTCGTGATTGCCCGGCGACTTCTGCTCTTTTCCCACGGGAATGGTGTTCAAATAAGCGGTGGTGGCGTCGA
The sequence above is a segment of the Neisseria dentiae genome. Coding sequences within it:
- the aceE gene encoding pyruvate dehydrogenase (acetyl-transferring), homodimeric type yields the protein MSTQIQDVDPIETQEWLDALSSVLESEGEERAHFLLEQLVKYTRRRSVHMPFDATTAYLNTIPVGKEQKSPGNHELEHRIRSIIRWNAAAMVLRAGKKDLELGGHIASFQSAATLYDVGFNHFWRAKGEGEEGDMVFIQGHSAPGIYARAFVEGRLTEEQLDNFRQEVEGKGLSSYPHPHLMPDFWQFPTVSMGLGPLMAIYQARFLKYLESRGLAKTKGRKVWCFCGDGEMDEPESQGAISLAAREGLDNLIFVINCNLQRLDGPVRGNGKIIQELEGNFRGAGWNVLKVIWGGRWDNLLAADTTNALKQRMNEVVDGDYQTYKSKDGAYVREHFFNTPELKAMVASMTDAEIFALNRGGHDPHKVYAAYYEAVNNPQGRPTLILAKTIKGYGMGASGEGQNIAHQAKKMDVESLKKFRTRFGIPVTDEQIDSGNPPYYRFPEDSEEMRYLRERRKALGGYLPQRNPNTEAIPVPTLEAFDAQLQSSGEREFSTTMAFVRILSTLLKDKQIGKRIVPIVPDESRTFGMEGLFRQYGIWNPKGQQYTPQDKDQLMFYKESVDGQVLQEGINEPGAMADWIAAATSYANNRFPMIPFYIYYSMFGFQRVGDLAWAAGDMHARGFLVGGTAGRTTLNGEGLQHEDGHSHIQADLIPNCLSYDPTFQYELAVIISDGLRRMYVEQEDVFYYLTVMNENYAHPAMPQRKGIEEEIIKGMYLFREGGKGGKKVQLMGSGVILNEVIKAADMLKADFGVEADIWSCPSFNLLHRDAIEVERYNRLHPLEENKVPFVTSQLQGREGPVIASTDYIRSFADRIRAYIPNDYHVLGTDGFGRSDSRANLRDFFEVDSRHVAVAALSALADQGKVEKAVVQQAIEKYGIKTDTAPSWKR